A region from the Sutcliffiella horikoshii genome encodes:
- a CDS encoding spore germination protein, whose amino-acid sequence METAQKVLLTDSISKNTEMIKAQLGHSSDLFERELVLPYLHRKVHLIYLDGINDTSKIEDYILSPLAAISIKEEQSLNSMIDYLRLQVIQSINIVTETVKDKIVRMILEGKTAIFIEGEATCLLADTAKWPERSAPEPKVQRTSTGPDIAFNENGTYNLSLIRKTIKDPLLRVEKVKNPNIQTSISMVFIEGKVDKEILDEVRKKMDKINIPVILDVNYLEESLTDNTSSSFPLTLSSDRPDVVCAEVLSGKIAIVVDGTQFVLTLPSVFIQFFQSPDDYYILNRSTHTRRLGRLFFFMLSVLFPGLYISFTLYHPGLIPTSLLVGLIAQREIVPFPTIVEVFIFFWLIIIITEGSIRLPSGVVLTVTIFASITLGQQAVEAQLVQPATLVVLAASYVFSSVVPIYSLSLAYKRLTFRFIFLATILGLYGVLVGLIILLLHLCSLRSFGVPYLSPVAPFQPQDQKDAIFRLPIQHIINNDKSLFKEDPMRKK is encoded by the coding sequence ATGGAGACGGCACAAAAGGTTTTACTTACGGATTCTATTTCGAAAAATACTGAAATGATTAAAGCTCAGTTAGGCCACAGTTCCGACTTGTTTGAAAGAGAGCTTGTTTTACCGTATCTACATAGAAAGGTTCATTTAATTTATCTCGATGGAATTAATGATACCTCAAAAATAGAGGATTACATATTATCACCTTTGGCAGCTATTTCTATCAAGGAAGAACAGTCTCTCAATTCCATGATCGACTACCTTCGGCTTCAAGTAATACAAAGCATAAATATTGTGACTGAAACAGTTAAAGATAAGATAGTCCGTATGATTCTAGAGGGGAAAACAGCTATTTTTATAGAGGGAGAAGCGACGTGCCTACTGGCAGATACAGCAAAATGGCCCGAAAGAAGTGCCCCAGAGCCAAAAGTGCAACGGACTTCAACAGGACCTGACATTGCCTTCAATGAAAACGGAACGTATAACCTTTCTCTTATTAGGAAAACCATTAAGGACCCGTTACTCCGTGTAGAAAAAGTGAAGAACCCTAATATACAGACCTCCATTTCCATGGTCTTCATCGAAGGGAAAGTGGACAAAGAAATTTTAGACGAAGTTAGAAAAAAGATGGATAAGATAAACATCCCAGTAATCCTTGATGTTAACTATTTAGAAGAATCCCTTACAGATAATACTAGCTCCAGTTTCCCTTTGACACTTTCATCTGATCGACCGGATGTCGTTTGTGCTGAAGTTCTGAGTGGTAAAATTGCGATTGTCGTAGATGGAACACAGTTCGTATTGACCTTGCCTTCTGTTTTCATTCAATTTTTTCAATCACCGGACGACTATTACATATTAAATAGAAGTACTCACACAAGAAGATTGGGAAGGCTCTTTTTCTTTATGCTTTCCGTACTTTTTCCAGGTCTGTATATTTCCTTTACTTTATATCACCCAGGACTAATACCTACAAGCTTACTGGTTGGGCTCATTGCTCAAAGGGAAATCGTTCCTTTTCCGACCATTGTTGAAGTATTTATATTTTTTTGGCTCATCATCATTATTACAGAAGGCTCCATCCGTCTTCCTTCAGGAGTGGTACTAACCGTTACTATTTTCGCTTCCATCACCTTAGGGCAGCAAGCGGTAGAGGCCCAGCTTGTCCAACCGGCAACTCTTGTGGTATTGGCAGCTTCTTATGTCTTTTCAAGCGTGGTACCGATTTACAGTTTATCACTCGCTTACAAACGGCTCACATTTCGATTTATTTTTTTGGCGACCATTCTGGGATTGTACGGAGTGTTGGTAGGGCTCATCATTCTCTTGTTGCATCTTTGTTCGCTTCGTTCTTTTGGAGTGCCATACTTATCGCCAGTCGCTCCATTCCAACCACAGGACCAAAAGGATGCTATCTTTCGTTTGCCTATTCAACACATTATTAATAATGATAAATCATTGTTCAAAGAGGATCCCATGAGAAAAAAGTAA
- a CDS encoding sporulation protein has product MIKKVMSYLNIGSPHVDLVLDKNKLNPGEKVTGAFHVEGGWAKQHIKRLECDLVKEFQGDTVETVDAVTTILMSKSMDANDKAEYPFCYQLPTPLEPSTEHISYRLNTRLIFQDDVKSMDHDEIVVLGREAIKA; this is encoded by the coding sequence ATGATAAAAAAGGTAATGAGCTACTTGAATATAGGTTCTCCCCATGTTGACCTGGTTCTTGATAAAAATAAACTAAATCCCGGTGAAAAAGTGACAGGTGCCTTTCACGTGGAAGGCGGCTGGGCAAAACAACACATTAAAAGATTGGAATGTGACCTTGTAAAGGAATTTCAAGGAGATACGGTGGAAACGGTGGATGCGGTAACGACCATACTCATGTCCAAAAGCATGGACGCAAATGATAAGGCAGAATATCCATTTTGCTATCAGCTTCCTACTCCTCTAGAACCTTCTACAGAACATATAAGCTATCGTTTGAATACACGACTGATCTTTCAGGATGATGTGAAGAGCATGGATCATGATGAAATAGTGGTACTTGGACGAGAAGCAATTAAGGCCTGA
- a CDS encoding amidase family protein, whose product MKREEYKTYDGLGLAKLVKKKEVKSIELLEMAVSEIETQNSQLNAVIHRMYEQARVAAEMIPTGQFAGVPILLKDIGQEIKGEPKTLGSRALSKYRSKRDSEYVSRLRKSGFQFLGQTNVPEFGLMAITEPVAYGPAKNPWKLTHTPGGSSGGSAAAVASGMVPIAGANDGGGSIRIPAAYCGLFGLKPTRGRTPVGPQLGRFWQGAAVEHVLTRTVRDSAAVLDELKGVEKGAAFSIPDYDGCYLDILQHPVEKKLRIAYSTKSPIGTEVHPDCVEAVQKTLKYLESEGHIIEEIDAPIDGKKVATSYLSLYFGEVSAMIASLEEILGRKATLNDVEPATWLLGLIGKSMSAQEFVLNMREWDVAAYAMEEFHETYDFYITPATAFPPAKIGDHKLKPLESIALQVTGKLGTAALLKKMGIVEQLVQESLKRVPFTQLANLTGQPAMSLPVHVTKEGLPVGVQFMAGRGKEGLLLQMAGMIEETELWVGMEELLSTATK is encoded by the coding sequence TTGAAGAGGGAAGAATATAAAACATATGACGGACTTGGATTGGCCAAATTGGTCAAAAAGAAGGAAGTCAAATCCATAGAACTGTTAGAAATGGCGGTCAGTGAAATCGAGACGCAAAATTCTCAACTGAATGCGGTTATCCATAGGATGTACGAACAGGCAAGAGTTGCTGCAGAAATGATTCCAACAGGGCAGTTTGCAGGAGTTCCGATTCTATTAAAAGATATAGGTCAGGAAATAAAAGGGGAACCGAAAACGCTGGGATCTAGAGCTCTAAGCAAATATAGATCAAAGAGGGACTCTGAATATGTTAGTCGGCTAAGGAAAAGTGGCTTTCAGTTTTTAGGGCAAACAAATGTGCCTGAATTTGGTTTAATGGCAATAACAGAACCTGTTGCATACGGACCTGCAAAAAATCCATGGAAACTTACTCACACCCCTGGTGGTTCAAGTGGCGGATCGGCAGCCGCGGTAGCATCGGGTATGGTTCCAATTGCCGGAGCAAATGATGGAGGGGGTTCCATCCGTATTCCAGCAGCTTACTGCGGTTTGTTTGGATTAAAGCCAACAAGGGGAAGGACGCCTGTAGGGCCGCAACTTGGCCGTTTTTGGCAGGGAGCGGCAGTTGAACATGTGCTTACACGCACGGTAAGAGATAGCGCGGCTGTCTTAGATGAATTAAAGGGAGTTGAAAAAGGAGCAGCATTTTCCATCCCTGATTATGATGGATGCTACTTGGATATCCTTCAACATCCTGTAGAAAAAAAGCTGCGCATAGCGTACTCTACTAAGTCCCCAATTGGTACAGAAGTACATCCTGACTGTGTAGAGGCTGTACAGAAAACGTTGAAGTATCTAGAGTCAGAAGGTCATATTATAGAAGAAATAGATGCACCGATAGATGGAAAGAAAGTTGCCACAAGCTATCTCTCCCTCTACTTTGGAGAAGTCAGTGCCATGATTGCTTCTCTTGAGGAGATACTTGGGAGAAAAGCGACATTGAATGATGTGGAGCCTGCAACCTGGCTGCTTGGTCTAATTGGAAAGTCCATGTCTGCACAAGAATTCGTCCTCAATATGAGGGAGTGGGATGTTGCAGCATATGCTATGGAAGAATTCCATGAAACCTATGATTTTTATATAACGCCTGCGACTGCCTTCCCGCCTGCAAAGATTGGGGATCATAAACTGAAGCCGCTTGAAAGCATTGCACTGCAAGTGACAGGGAAATTGGGAACTGCCGCACTTCTTAAGAAAATGGGTATCGTGGAACAACTAGTGCAAGAAAGTCTAAAAAGAGTTCCTTTTACGCAGCTTGCAAATTTGACCGGGCAGCCTGCCATGTCGTTACCAGTGCATGTGACAAAGGAAGGTCTCCCTGTAGGTGTTCAGTTCATGGCAGGGCGCGGGAAAGAAGGTCTGCTATTGCAGATGGCAGGGATGATAGAAGAAACAGAACTATGGGTAGGGATGGAAGAGTTGTTATCCACTGCTACTAAATAG
- a CDS encoding vWA domain-containing protein: MNKNLTEIIFLMDRSGSMAGLEKDTIGGFNSFLERQNRHEGETLVTAVLFDDEVETLWNGVDARNVTLTREDYYVRGTTSLLDAIGRTILDVGSRLSRTEKASRPGNVIFVITTDGMENSSVEFTYPRVKELIRHQEEKYSWQFIFMGANIDVAKEAESLGIQEDQAFNFEATNKGVEMMYENVCDIVSEKRIQIKDEKIENL, encoded by the coding sequence ATGAATAAAAACTTAACAGAGATTATTTTTCTAATGGACAGAAGCGGGTCAATGGCAGGCTTAGAAAAGGACACAATTGGAGGTTTTAACTCATTTCTAGAAAGACAAAATAGACATGAGGGAGAAACCCTTGTTACCGCCGTCCTTTTCGACGACGAAGTGGAAACTCTTTGGAACGGCGTGGATGCGAGGAATGTTACATTAACAAGAGAAGACTATTACGTTAGAGGCACTACCTCCCTTTTGGACGCAATAGGAAGAACCATACTGGATGTAGGAAGCCGTTTATCACGTACTGAAAAAGCCTCAAGGCCAGGGAATGTAATCTTCGTCATTACTACTGACGGTATGGAAAATTCAAGCGTAGAGTTCACCTATCCGAGAGTAAAAGAGTTAATCCGTCACCAAGAAGAAAAATACAGTTGGCAGTTCATCTTCATGGGTGCGAATATAGATGTAGCAAAGGAAGCAGAAAGCTTGGGCATACAAGAGGATCAAGCATTTAACTTTGAAGCTACCAACAAAGGTGTGGAGATGATGTATGAAAACGTCTGTGATATAGTTTCAGAGAAAAGGATTCAAATAAAAGATGAAAAAATAGAAAATTTATAA
- a CDS encoding DEAD/DEAH box helicase, with protein MNIKVDKKLIQERCGSVSLKSGEAFRRADKVKIEEWTSDRCVAVVTASEDFRVVVTGDGTGDFHTSCTCPKLASVKIECQHIAAVLLTIYENHMSQHDLSEEVFRLFQADKKPTSGSQLHFEKREVVDAAFGMKPVLKDKENFLGIELLLNQSVVQDPRKLLHAIKNGKQSDLFDPEVHCFKKEADAVIQHLIDILDDEKTFLEEMEILPQELVLPPSSFRKIAPLLQQVDVKMHLNKLVYDGFKLKKEPLSLHFSFTEENANGVMLKVDGLKSLLVFRAYNTVFKDGSFISLDTDDCRRIAELKRMLDSSRTNSIPIALNQVQMFVEKVVPGLRKLGKVELDETVAKRFEKTPLVAKLYLDRVKNRLLASIEFQYEQVMINPLDLREHRMNTMIIRDYDKEQMILDFMEESEFGSTEEGYFLHNEELEYKFLYHMLPKLQRFVQVYATTAIRNRIFRENAKPQIRIRVKKERTNWLEFKFEMDGIPESQIRELLSALEEKRKYYRLKNGSLLSLETREFEEIQRFLQANPVQDEDLEQGLNVPIIKGFKMMDSVTDDAVFSLEESFRQFLEEIRNPSGENIPVPKQVDKILRDYQIHGYKWMKTLAHYGFGGILADDMGLGKTLQSITFILSELPDIRHKKCPALIVSPSSLTYNWMSELKKFAPEIKAIVMDGTRKDREHAFSRLKKVDVVITSYPLLRRDINLYATNLFHTVFFDEAQAFKNPVTQTFRAVKRVKSDYKFALTGTPVENSLEELWSIFHVVFPELFMGLKEYSNLTRKTIARRIRPFMLRRVKEDVLAELPEKLESLESVELLPEQKKLYAAYLAKLRHDTLKHLNKDTLRKNKIRILAGLTRLRQICCHPSLFVNGYKGRSAKFEMLLQLIEESQRSGRRVLIFSQFTKMLELIGRELANQGLPYFYLDGQTPSEERVERCERFNSGGRDFFLISLKAGGTGLNLTGADTVILYDLWWNPAVEEQAADRAHRMGQTQTVQVIKLVARGTIEEKMNELQDKKRHLIEEIIDPDEKVSKALTEEDIREILSI; from the coding sequence ATGAACATAAAAGTAGATAAAAAACTCATCCAAGAAAGATGTGGTTCTGTTTCCTTGAAAAGCGGGGAGGCATTTCGCAGAGCGGATAAAGTAAAAATAGAAGAGTGGACTAGTGATAGGTGTGTTGCTGTCGTTACAGCGTCCGAGGATTTCCGTGTTGTCGTGACGGGGGATGGCACGGGAGACTTTCATACAAGCTGTACCTGTCCAAAGCTTGCTTCTGTAAAAATAGAATGTCAGCATATTGCAGCTGTGCTTTTGACGATATATGAAAACCACATGTCACAACATGACCTTTCAGAGGAAGTGTTCCGTCTATTCCAGGCAGATAAGAAACCAACAAGCGGCAGTCAGCTTCATTTTGAAAAAAGAGAAGTGGTAGACGCAGCTTTTGGCATGAAACCGGTACTAAAAGATAAAGAGAATTTTCTTGGAATAGAGCTTTTGTTGAACCAGAGCGTTGTACAAGATCCACGTAAACTATTACATGCTATAAAGAATGGAAAGCAAAGTGACTTGTTTGACCCAGAGGTTCATTGCTTTAAAAAAGAAGCGGATGCTGTTATTCAGCATTTGATAGACATTCTTGATGATGAAAAAACATTTTTAGAGGAAATGGAGATTTTGCCACAAGAACTAGTTCTCCCACCTTCCTCTTTTAGAAAAATTGCACCGCTTTTACAGCAGGTAGATGTGAAAATGCACCTTAATAAACTAGTATACGATGGCTTTAAGTTAAAAAAAGAGCCACTTTCCCTTCATTTTTCTTTTACAGAAGAAAATGCAAATGGGGTAATGCTGAAGGTTGATGGGCTAAAGAGTTTATTAGTTTTCAGAGCCTATAATACAGTTTTCAAGGATGGTTCCTTTATTTCCTTGGATACAGATGACTGTCGTCGAATTGCTGAATTGAAAAGAATGTTAGATTCATCAAGGACGAATTCTATCCCTATTGCTCTAAATCAGGTGCAGATGTTTGTTGAAAAGGTAGTGCCAGGCTTACGGAAGCTTGGAAAAGTGGAACTCGATGAAACGGTTGCTAAACGTTTTGAAAAAACTCCGTTAGTAGCGAAGCTCTATCTGGACAGAGTGAAAAACCGGCTTTTAGCAAGTATAGAGTTTCAATATGAACAGGTGATGATTAATCCATTAGATCTAAGAGAGCATCGCATGAACACCATGATTATTCGCGATTATGATAAGGAGCAAATGATCCTTGATTTTATGGAGGAGAGTGAATTCGGAAGTACGGAAGAAGGTTACTTTCTGCACAACGAAGAGTTGGAGTACAAATTTCTTTATCATATGCTTCCTAAGTTGCAGCGTTTTGTACAAGTCTATGCGACTACTGCAATTAGAAATCGGATTTTTAGAGAGAATGCTAAACCACAAATACGGATTAGGGTAAAGAAAGAGCGGACCAATTGGCTTGAATTTAAATTTGAAATGGATGGTATTCCGGAATCGCAAATCAGGGAGCTTTTAAGTGCACTAGAGGAAAAAAGAAAATATTATCGTTTGAAAAATGGCTCATTGCTTTCCTTGGAAACAAGGGAATTTGAAGAGATACAACGCTTCTTGCAAGCCAATCCAGTGCAGGATGAGGATTTAGAACAGGGTTTGAATGTGCCTATTATCAAGGGATTCAAAATGATGGATTCTGTAACAGATGATGCCGTGTTTTCTTTAGAAGAAAGCTTCCGGCAATTCCTAGAGGAAATCCGAAACCCGAGTGGTGAAAATATTCCAGTCCCAAAGCAAGTGGACAAGATTTTAAGGGATTATCAAATACATGGATACAAATGGATGAAAACGTTGGCTCATTATGGTTTTGGTGGAATCTTGGCAGATGATATGGGGCTCGGGAAAACCTTGCAGAGTATCACATTCATACTCTCGGAGCTACCTGATATTCGCCATAAAAAATGTCCGGCATTAATTGTGTCGCCTTCTTCTTTAACTTATAACTGGATGAGTGAACTGAAGAAGTTTGCACCAGAGATCAAGGCAATCGTTATGGATGGAACTCGGAAAGATCGTGAACATGCCTTTTCTAGATTAAAGAAAGTAGATGTCGTCATCACCTCGTATCCTTTGCTGCGACGTGATATTAACCTATATGCGACTAACCTTTTCCATACAGTATTTTTTGACGAAGCACAAGCCTTCAAAAATCCAGTAACACAGACGTTTCGAGCAGTGAAAAGAGTGAAATCTGATTATAAATTTGCTTTAACTGGGACACCTGTAGAAAACTCTTTGGAAGAGCTGTGGTCTATTTTTCATGTTGTCTTCCCGGAGTTGTTTATGGGATTGAAAGAATACAGCAATCTGACTAGGAAAACCATAGCGCGGCGGATCCGGCCATTTATGCTTCGACGCGTGAAAGAGGATGTACTGGCGGAGTTGCCGGAGAAACTCGAAAGCTTGGAATCAGTAGAGCTTTTACCTGAGCAAAAGAAGCTCTATGCGGCCTATCTTGCAAAGCTTCGACACGATACATTGAAGCATTTGAACAAAGATACATTGAGGAAAAATAAAATTCGGATACTAGCGGGGCTAACAAGGCTTCGTCAGATATGCTGCCACCCCTCGCTTTTCGTTAACGGATATAAGGGAAGATCCGCCAAGTTTGAAATGCTCTTACAGTTGATTGAAGAGTCCCAGCGTTCAGGCAGAAGGGTGCTTATTTTCTCCCAATTCACAAAGATGCTGGAGCTGATAGGGAGAGAGCTTGCCAATCAAGGACTTCCCTACTTTTATCTTGACGGCCAAACTCCTTCAGAAGAAAGGGTGGAGCGTTGTGAAAGGTTCAACTCAGGGGGAAGAGACTTTTTCTTAATTTCGCTAAAGGCAGGGGGGACTGGTCTTAACCTGACTGGTGCCGATACGGTCATCCTATATGACCTTTGGTGGAATCCGGCAGTGGAAGAGCAGGCTGCTGACCGGGCACATCGAATGGGACAAACACAGACGGTCCAAGTGATAAAACTTGTGGCACGGGGGACAATTGAAGAAAAAATGAACGAACTGCAAGATAAAAAGAGACATTTAATTGAAGAAATCATAGACCCTGATGAGAAAGTGTCAAAAGCATTGACTGAGGAGGATATCCGAGAGATTCTGTCCATTTAG
- a CDS encoding DUF2161 domain-containing phosphodiesterase: MTEKKKLYEVDLYKPIQKHFVKEGYEVYGEVNDCDIAMVKGDAVVVVELKLTLNVQLLIQATKRQKLTDLVYIAIPKPSFSRRSKRWTDLCHLIKRLDLGLIVVSFSGRGKRVEVMFDPVPFDRAKSMRQNKRKRDALVKEMNGRSSDVNLGGSNRVKIRTAYKENCVRIACYLEKFGPLSPKALRDLGAGEKTSSILTKNYYRWFDRVKRGTYVISEKGKTDLREHAELVEHFLEEKEME, from the coding sequence ATGACAGAGAAGAAAAAATTGTATGAAGTGGATTTGTATAAGCCTATTCAGAAGCATTTTGTGAAAGAAGGCTATGAGGTTTACGGGGAAGTGAACGACTGCGATATTGCAATGGTTAAGGGGGACGCAGTAGTTGTTGTGGAGTTGAAACTGACTTTAAATGTACAGCTGCTCATCCAAGCGACAAAAAGGCAAAAGTTGACGGATCTTGTGTATATAGCAATCCCGAAGCCGTCATTCAGTAGACGTTCCAAGCGTTGGACGGATCTGTGCCATTTGATTAAACGGCTTGATTTGGGATTGATTGTCGTTTCATTCAGCGGGCGAGGTAAACGTGTGGAGGTCATGTTTGATCCGGTTCCGTTTGACCGGGCGAAAAGCATGCGCCAGAATAAACGGAAGCGTGATGCATTGGTAAAGGAAATGAACGGCCGTTCTTCTGATGTGAATCTTGGCGGAAGCAACCGGGTGAAGATAAGGACTGCCTATAAAGAGAATTGCGTTAGGATTGCATGCTATTTGGAAAAGTTCGGTCCCTTGTCCCCAAAAGCACTGCGGGATTTAGGTGCGGGTGAAAAAACCTCTTCTATATTGACAAAGAATTATTACCGTTGGTTTGACCGAGTGAAACGGGGAACCTATGTGATAAGCGAAAAAGGGAAAACGGACCTTCGCGAGCATGCAGAGCTTGTGGAGCATTTTTTGGAGGAAAAGGAAATGGAATGA
- a CDS encoding metal-dependent hydrolase: MNGTAHAAIGAATGFAVANTLQTTPTTTLILVSLGTISGLVPDLDIDGKLRGRITLSHTVTRTIAQMIGTMMILYSLYEGTLEEKLRGIGIGALMIVISSFIKQRHMLTITGAGVLLGGVSLQEMWMILFGVYIIIASLVSHRSYTHSILGAVFFAYIALKLEHSLSINGVFLTCTISYISHLIADMKVLPFNKRGIKLFLPVSSKEI, from the coding sequence ATGAATGGTACCGCACATGCAGCCATTGGGGCAGCAACAGGTTTTGCTGTAGCAAACACGTTACAGACGACACCAACAACAACCTTAATATTAGTTAGTCTGGGAACCATATCAGGTCTTGTGCCAGACCTTGATATTGACGGAAAACTTCGCGGGCGCATCACATTATCCCATACGGTGACGAGAACCATCGCACAAATGATAGGGACAATGATGATTCTATATAGTTTATATGAGGGAACACTGGAGGAGAAATTAAGAGGGATCGGAATCGGAGCTCTTATGATTGTCATTTCCTCATTCATAAAACAAAGACATATGCTGACCATCACTGGTGCCGGTGTTCTACTTGGAGGGGTGAGCTTGCAGGAAATGTGGATGATACTTTTTGGTGTCTATATCATAATAGCTTCCCTGGTATCCCACAGGAGTTATACCCACTCCATACTTGGTGCAGTATTCTTCGCCTACATAGCTTTAAAACTTGAACACTCTCTTTCTATCAACGGAGTATTCTTAACATGCACCATCTCCTATATCAGCCACCTAATCGCTGATATGAAAGTTTTGCCTTTCAACAAGAGAGGGATTAAACTATTTCTGCCAGTTTCATCAAAGGAAATATGA